DNA from Litorilinea aerophila:
GCCCACGCGATTCGTCCATGAGCAACAGATCAGCATTCATTTCCATAGCCAACACAATAGCCTCGCTCTCGCCGGCATCCAACCGGTCTCTCAGGAGCTGAACGGCCATGGTCTCCCGAACTTCAACAACGTGGATCCAACTCGCCACGTCTACTTCAGCCGCACCTGGACGTCCCTGTCCTAATGCGACCACCTCATGCCGAACAGCCGGCGGAATATACAACTCGCCGTAAAGCAATTGCAACAGGGTGAAATGGCCGATCTGGGCCAACGCAATCAAGGGACCGGCGTTGGCAACGACGATCATGCCTTGCTCCCCGGCCTATCGCCCTCACTGTCCTCATGGAATAGCTGTTCTAGCATATTCACTTCGGACACCAATTCCTCTGGAGTTTCCATGAAGTAAAAGAGCCCATGTCGCGCCAATAGCTGAATGAACTCCAACTTGGAAACACCCAATAATTCGGCCCCCTTCCCTGAAGAGACGCGCCCCTCTTGGAACAACTGCAGTGCAATCAGTTCCCGCAGCCGAGCCTCTAGCTGTTCCTGGGGGATTTCTAGTGCTCCCAACAAGTCTCGCGGGAATTGTAAATGTACCGTCAACATGCTGCTCATGCACCACCGCCTTTCCACGCCGAATCTTCCACCTCGGGTGAATTAAGAATAGACCATACAAGGCCAGGACGTCAACCACTACTGCCGTCGAGCCGTCCGTTGCCTTTGACTTCATGGAAA
Protein-coding regions in this window:
- a CDS encoding DUF3368 domain-containing protein; the encoded protein is MIVVANAGPLIALAQIGHFTLLQLLYGELYIPPAVRHEVVALGQGRPGAAEVDVASWIHVVEVRETMAVQLLRDRLDAGESEAIVLAMEMNADLLLMDESRGRRVAEARGLTKTGTLGTLIVAKKRGLISAITPLLDRLLAAGFRMSDELYQAARTLADEGNQGLL
- a CDS encoding UPF0175 family protein produces the protein MSSMLTVHLQFPRDLLGALEIPQEQLEARLRELIALQLFQEGRVSSGKGAELLGVSKLEFIQLLARHGLFYFMETPEELVSEVNMLEQLFHEDSEGDRPGSKA